The proteins below are encoded in one region of Halostella salina:
- a CDS encoding VirB4 family type IV secretion system protein, with translation MTTMRNLVLQTGSGAVGQLTEWLTNPTSAEGAALYILLAVLVGIGGKLLWDWYTDDDEEEVEFSDLLDEETIEQGAAERQLLDDIAESHKTVTAPAAIEWETRAARVGEQWTTTLYIADYPDYPNDGYLSELFEMTDVQFDLTAHITPKNQERARNELQDIADDLQVDADLEQSVRSAYLQERANEAAATYKAVENGANVFDQGMFITVRADEKEDLRDAVQKVKSALRDDPANLTPKTAICRQDLALQSAAPIGDNEFGRTSIALGGAVGALLSSPHNATILEEGGVEFGIHKDNQSPVVIDPFARDNGYAMFTVGDTGSGKSFSSKQNFIRSIEQSKDRIGIILEPLNNWAGVAEALDAKRITVGGTLGLNPLEIRETPEHVQRAMGEDASPFNEKLDDAMSFLTNFFALRGISLGDRRTTLELGLKRAYKRNGITDDISTHGNPTPTIQDMMDVFEEMVNDPEEFVVRSDEEAGKIKEDATWLLDQLRPFEDDGRHANLGQESDFDIRDEKVIYLDLAQQEGSVDSSTALTMQLLISLVYERAKVSEKEVVFYIDEARYIMQDAASLAFLETVFRHHRHHDLSIRLVTQTVDEFFEHAESEAILDQCAVKQFHRLDGMDEEWADEFGLNYAQMRFVQDAVPGNEDAGFSEALVGVDGEWRGIQVKAMPKEKQVIDFDPTSQVRSSLPGAGDDAVDTEMEEFQDELEHRATNGTNETSELNEESDAVEAEPDGGSTEGTNDG, from the coding sequence ATGACCACGATGCGTAACCTCGTCCTCCAGACGGGCAGCGGAGCCGTCGGCCAGCTCACAGAGTGGCTGACGAATCCCACCTCAGCTGAAGGGGCCGCCCTCTACATCCTGCTCGCGGTACTGGTCGGTATCGGCGGGAAACTCCTCTGGGACTGGTACACCGACGACGATGAGGAAGAGGTCGAGTTCTCGGATTTGCTCGACGAGGAGACCATCGAACAGGGCGCGGCCGAACGCCAGCTCCTCGACGACATCGCCGAGTCACACAAGACGGTGACGGCGCCGGCGGCGATCGAGTGGGAGACGCGCGCGGCACGGGTCGGCGAGCAGTGGACGACGACGCTGTACATCGCTGACTATCCGGACTACCCCAACGACGGCTACCTCTCCGAGCTCTTCGAGATGACGGACGTGCAGTTCGACCTGACGGCCCACATCACGCCGAAGAACCAGGAGCGGGCGCGGAACGAACTGCAGGATATCGCTGACGACCTTCAGGTGGACGCTGACCTCGAACAGAGCGTGCGGAGTGCCTACCTACAGGAACGCGCCAACGAGGCCGCAGCGACGTACAAGGCCGTCGAGAACGGCGCGAACGTCTTCGACCAGGGGATGTTCATCACGGTCAGAGCCGACGAGAAGGAGGACCTCCGCGACGCCGTCCAGAAGGTCAAGAGCGCACTCCGCGACGATCCGGCGAACCTCACGCCGAAGACAGCGATCTGTCGGCAGGATCTTGCCCTCCAGTCCGCTGCGCCCATCGGCGACAACGAGTTCGGCCGGACGTCGATTGCGCTCGGCGGCGCCGTCGGCGCGCTGCTGTCCTCGCCGCACAACGCGACGATCCTCGAGGAGGGTGGCGTCGAGTTCGGGATTCACAAAGATAACCAGAGTCCGGTCGTCATCGACCCGTTCGCGCGGGACAACGGCTACGCGATGTTCACCGTCGGCGACACGGGGTCGGGGAAGTCGTTCAGTTCGAAGCAGAACTTCATCCGCTCCATCGAGCAGAGCAAGGACCGGATCGGCATCATCCTCGAGCCGCTGAACAACTGGGCGGGGGTCGCCGAAGCGCTTGACGCCAAACGCATCACGGTCGGCGGGACGCTCGGCCTGAACCCCTTGGAGATTCGGGAGACGCCCGAGCATGTCCAGCGGGCGATGGGCGAGGACGCGAGCCCGTTCAACGAGAAGCTCGACGACGCGATGAGCTTCCTCACCAACTTCTTCGCGCTCCGCGGCATCTCGCTGGGCGACCGCCGGACGACGCTGGAACTCGGGCTCAAGCGGGCGTACAAGCGCAACGGGATTACCGACGACATCTCCACGCACGGCAACCCGACCCCGACGATTCAGGATATGATGGACGTCTTCGAGGAGATGGTCAACGACCCCGAGGAGTTCGTCGTCCGGTCCGACGAGGAGGCGGGGAAGATCAAGGAGGACGCGACGTGGCTCCTCGACCAGCTTCGCCCCTTCGAGGACGACGGTCGCCACGCCAACCTCGGCCAGGAGTCCGACTTCGATATCCGTGACGAGAAGGTCATCTACCTCGACCTCGCCCAGCAGGAGGGCAGCGTCGACAGCAGCACGGCACTGACGATGCAGTTGCTGATCTCACTGGTGTACGAGCGGGCGAAAGTCTCGGAGAAGGAGGTCGTGTTCTACATCGACGAGGCGCGCTACATCATGCAGGACGCCGCGAGCCTGGCGTTTCTTGAGACGGTGTTCCGCCACCACCGGCACCACGACCTCTCGATCCGGCTGGTTACGCAGACCGTCGACGAATTCTTCGAGCACGCCGAGAGCGAGGCCATCCTCGACCAGTGTGCGGTCAAGCAATTCCACCGTCTCGATGGGATGGACGAGGAATGGGCTGATGAGTTCGGCCTAAACTACGCACAGATGCGGTTCGTCCAAGATGCCGTGCCGGGCAACGAGGACGCCGGCTTCTCCGAGGCGCTGGTGGGCGTCGACGGCGAGTGGCGCGGCATCCAGGTCAAAGCGATGCCCAAGGAGAAGCAGGTTATCGACTTCGACCCGACCTCCCAAGTTCGATCCTCGCTGCCCGGCGCCGGCGACGACGCCGTCGATACCGAGATGGAGGAGTTCCAGGACGAGCTCGAGCATCGAGCAACGAACGGAACGAACGAAACGAGCGAACTGAACGAGGAATCAGACGCCGTCGAAGCCGAGCCAGACGGCGGGTCAACGGAGGGGACCAACGATGGCTGA